TAGGCAGTAGTAACGAGCGCACTATCCGGCTGCAAATTAGTGAGGAGTGAGCAGGGGGAGCAGGGGAACTCGGGGCCCCCACGAAGTGGGGATTAGGGGCAGCAGGGGAAGCAAGAGTGTAATCCAAAATCCAAAATCTAAAATCCCCTAACCCCTAACCCCTAACCCCTCGCCCCTCGCCCCTCGCCCCTTCAATTCTTAATCCCCGTTGTGGCAATGCCCTGAATTAACTGGCGCTGTCCAATCAGAAATAGCAACAATACTGGCACGGTGGCGATCGCTACTGCTGCCATTAGTAAAGGCCAGTTATTTGTAAATTGCTCCTGAAACTCTGCTAAAGCTAGTTGCACCGTCCTTAGCTCCGGTCGAGTGGTGAAGACCAGAGGCTTAAACAAATCATTCCATTCACCAATAAACGTGAACAGAAACAGCGTCACCAAAGCTGGACGAGATAGCGGTAGCATCACCCGCCACAAAATTTGCCAACGATTTGCTCCATCTAGTGCAGCTGCTTCTTCTAACTCCATCGGTATCGTTTGAAAGTATTGCCTTAGTAGAAAAATCCCAAAGCCGTTAACAGCCGTTGGTAAAATCAGCGCTCCATATGTATTAATCAGATGTCCCCACTTCAGCACCAGGAAAATCGGAATCACCAGTAGCTGAAATGGAATCACCAGCGTTGCCAAGACAATCAGCAGCAGTGTTTGCCGCCCCCGGAATTTTAATCGTGCTAAAGCATAGCCTGCCAATGCCGAGCAGATGATCTGAAAAGCAGTCACTGCCAGCGCTACCAGGGTTGAATTAGCAAACGCTACCAGAAAGCTACCTCGCTGCCAAGCCTCGCGGTAATTTACCAAAGACCAGCTACTTCTGGGCAACAGCCCGGGAGTCGCACCGGGGGAAGCAAAGGAGGTGAGGAAGACAACACCAAGC
This window of the Chroococcidiopsis sp. CCMEE 29 genome carries:
- a CDS encoding carbohydrate ABC transporter permease; the encoded protein is MPKKYLHQSISRLSKSVNLGVLLLGAGIVLLPLGVVFLTSFASPGATPGLLPRSSWSLVNYREAWQRGSFLVAFANSTLVALAVTAFQIICSALAGYALARLKFRGRQTLLLIVLATLVIPFQLLVIPIFLVLKWGHLINTYGALILPTAVNGFGIFLLRQYFQTIPMELEEAAALDGANRWQILWRVMLPLSRPALVTLFLFTFIGEWNDLFKPLVFTTRPELRTVQLALAEFQEQFTNNWPLLMAAVAIATVPVLLLFLIGQRQLIQGIATTGIKN